TTGTTGAAGGAGCAAACGGTATTAAAGTGATGTATGAAGTAGATTTAGAAGTGAAGGACTTTTTTGTGAGCTTATTTTCATTTATAATTAACTTAAATGCCATTCATTCTAAACAAATGGCAAAGCTTTTTAATGGATTGGAAAATTATCTGAATGACAATTCCAACGGTGATAGTCTCGATAGTGCTCGCAACGTACAACCGCCGACATTTACTCTCACGGGCAATTGATTCGGTTCTAAATCAATCAACTATGAATTGGGAATTAATTATTGTTGATGATGGAAGTACCGATGGAACCAATGAGTTTATCGAAAATGTATTTTTACTCAATAAAAAAATCAGATATTTCAAACGCTCCCACAAAGGACTTGCTGCTTCACGAAATTTTGGAATTAAAAATTCTGTGGGAAAATTTATAACATTTTTAGATTCTGACGATGAGTTCAAAAAAGATCATCTCGAACTGCGATTGAATTATTTTGAAAATAATCCTGATATAGATCTAATCCACGGCGGGGTTGAATTTGCTGGACACATGGAAACCCGCTACGTCAAAGATAAAAACGATATGACGAGATTAATCCACCTCGACGAATGCGTAATCGGAGCAACATTGTTCGGCAAACGAAGAGTTTTCGAAGTGTTGAATGGTTTCAATGACATTTATTCTGAAGATTCAGAATTCATAGAAAGAGCAATTGACCAATTCAACATCCGAAAAGTAAATTATCCGACTTACATCTATCACACCGATTCACCTGATGGAATTTGTAATACAATTTGATTCCTCTTTACTACATATTTAATAAACCTTATCGTGTTTTATCTCAATTTTCTCCGTCAGAAGGGAAACAGACTCTTTCTGATTTTCTTTCACTCC
This portion of the Ignavibacteria bacterium genome encodes:
- a CDS encoding glycosyltransferase family 2 protein translates to MTIPTVIVSIVLATYNRRHLLSRAIDSVLNQSTMNWELIIVDDGSTDGTNEFIENVFLLNKKIRYFKRSHKGLAASRNFGIKNSVGKFITFLDSDDEFKKDHLELRLNYFENNPDIDLIHGGVEFAGHMETRYVKDKNDMTRLIHLDECVIGATLFGKRRVFEVLNGFNDIYSEDSEFIERAIDQFNIRKVNYPTYIYHTDSPDGICNTI